The following proteins are co-located in the Argopecten irradians isolate NY chromosome 9, Ai_NY, whole genome shotgun sequence genome:
- the LOC138331972 gene encoding ketohexokinase-like isoform X2 → MKRVLSVGLACLDLIANCETFPEEDSTQMVLDYYWQRGGNASTTSTVLAMLGERSEFVGAMATDIESNFLRDNLKSYGVKCDNAMVCESDIKTPVSMVIINQSNGSRTILHCAKNLPEVSFSHFQTLDLSQYKWIHIEARPAPDSYSQIMRSIVEHNETVSEKITISLELEKPRRPELDTLMQYADVVFISKEKADDERLFSKEDVVRTYIKKCKAGAVVICAWGDQGAAALSSKDGVLCTSPVFPPETLVDTLGAGDTFNAATVFGLCQGQSLQGAITLGCKVAGAKCGMKGNNGLKDMKWD, encoded by the exons ATGAAAAGGGTCCTGAGTGTGGGATTAGCCTGTCTAGATCTTATAGCCAACTGTGAAACGTTTCCAGAGGAGGACTCAACGCAAAT GGTACTAGACTACTATTGGCAGAGAGGTGGAAATGCCTCGACAACTAGCACAGTACTGGCCATGCTTGGGGAGAGGTCAGAGTTTGTGGGAGCCATGGCAACCGATATAGAAAGCAA ttttctGAGAGACAACCTGAAGAGTTATGGAGTTAAGTGTGATAATGCTATGGTGTGTGAGTCTGACATCAAAACACCCGTTTCCATGGTGattatcaaccaatcaaatggtTCCAGAACTATTCTTCACTGTGCCAA AAATTTACCAGAGGTATCCTTCAGTCATTTCCAAACCTTAGATCTTTCACAGTACAAATGGATCCACATTGAG GCGAGACCAGCACCTGACTCCTACAGTCAGATCATGCGTAGTATAGTGGAACACAATGAGACAGTTAGTGAGAAGATTACAATTTCCCTGGAACTCGAGAAACCAAGACGTCCCGAACTAG ATACTCTCATGCAGTATGCAGatgttgtttttatatccaAGGAAAAGGCAGATGATGAACGTTTATTTTCTAAAGAAGATGTTGTCCGCACTTACATCAAGAAATGCAAGGCTGG GGCGGTGGTGATCTGTGCTTGGGGAGACCAGGGTGCCGCAGCCCTCAGTAGTAAAGACGGAGTCCTGTGTACTAGTCCTGTATTTCCTCCAGAAACTCTTGTGGATACTCTCGGAGCCGGAGACACTTTTAATGCTGCCACCGTTTTTGGCCTTTGTCAAGGTCAAAGTCTACAAGGGGCAATAACTCTAGGTTGTAAAGTAGCTGGAGCCAAGTGTGGCATGAAGGGAAACAATGGACTCAAAGATATGAAATGGGATTAG
- the LOC138331971 gene encoding tectonic-2-like: MLLFYIFALFCGLHTVQGQGRVFIGYAGSSAVPVLRFSLNDNPAKYTVPVYLRIINATDPAVVESIPNVQVNCELSYPVAGYSRATFTGNNVANTNTNTTILFNTPIAGRTLDVRCFGVSNSGGQFTRAASISPPVSFTIVTSPVVSICTNGDVIVQNSSASQTFQVGFSEPTSAPVDVTCAAQPGSGTTILNFTPILVTANNNRTTVNYTLNSPGTPITVRCTGQSRTGTQYLTANSSGDPVTFSVNEPLLRISPRYLESISTSFNLLLVLESAPDSGSPPLGCTATTFNNTQEATLALDPANRPANCPTASSITTTTSTTTPATATTDSTVYVGPAWGAVITGPNLVNVTRRSGVTVPVTEYVVVTCCSTSGLDLTPDAVLVEVNLTPNVTLDWSKATAKAAVNDERKYQNPAYVDVAPCPCDLTFYVCDINCCCDTNCTDAEKNSFSSCIPGLAGGLSAPVAEYDCDSTHPLKADWFPLMCVYREYNALLGYFYANSLSIRASQRFQEKMIGEEFYSYKEDELRVAPVSSSAYTSGSDVMVRQEGITQEFSVPLVLPRRILSGQCNLASPVRYLENDESDCLINLNQALCSAEGSFNALFYVESSDTRTPSCPKPFVVRGNNGLDGTTVAVTSVNYHCTSDFTGYIKDTTTMLPTRPTNTTTFNYTMPPLSDQDSCGNDITTDFNIIATSTSEETPLPPRCSFDNGYTRPPIPSVVGTDCNNAVLEVRYKLYWSASQVLQLNATVIMGNVPINTPVTQKYSTEFVYGGPVNISQDDYLNQGTSFERSGWPGYNKGRPLLTGSEMTLPGGAFYVNRNTSRQHALWGTDVNGLCTNAGRRPILFGENSFTSCDIYLTANDLLGDCEDLRKLLINRLNNLMAADKIGRYGNNNPYDSSHWITVLRGNLSYVCERPVNLTDADVIARESSGMCTDVVTGISLEVMYAETGKSDNQPIYEVIGAAISYTNITLNLTCGTSGDPACQGSGVQAFPIHSTVNFVKVSAQTPPRIDRWLEFYDESICNRDTCWEELIYPLSSAYDGDSKEFALSMVLVLILFIIGYLMLVRPWWSINI, encoded by the exons atgttgttgttttatatatttgcaTTATTTTGTGGACTCCACACAGTACAGGGACAAG GAAGAGTGTTTATTGGCTATGCTGGAAGCTCCGCTGTACCTGTGCTCCGGTTCTCACTTAATGATAATCCTGCAAAATATACAGTTCCTGTATATTTACGTATAATAAATGCCACAGATCCTGCTGTGGTAGAAAGCATTCCTAAT GTTCAGGTGAATTGTGAACTGAGTTACCCTGTAGCTGGATACAGTAGAGCAACCTTTACTGGTAACAATGTCGCCAATACAAACACCAACACCACCATCTTATTTAa TACTCCTATTGCTGGCCGAACCTTGGATGTCCGGTGCTTTGGTGTGTCGAACAGTGGTGGCCAGTTTACTAGAGCTGCATCCATCAGTCCACCGGT CTCATTTACAATTGTGACCtcacctgttgtcagtatcTGTACCAACGGAGATGTGATAGTACAGAACTCCTCAGCATCACAAACATTTCAAGTAGGATTCAG TGAGCCCACCTCAGCTCCTGTAGATGTTACCTGTGCAGCACAACCAG GGAGTGGTACAACAATACTGAACTTTACACCCATATTAGTTACTGCCAATAATAACAGGACCACG GTAAATTACACACTCAATAGCCCCGGCACACCTATTACAGTCAGATGTACCGGTCAGTCAAGGACAGGCACGCAATATCTAACGGCTAATTCTTCAG GAGATCCTGTTACGTTCTCAGTCAATGAACCTCTGTTGAGGATATCACCACGGTATCTGGAATCCATTTCAACTTCCTTTAAT TTGTTGTTGGTGCTGGAGTCTGCTCCTGATTCAGGATCTCCCCCGCTTGGTTGTACAGCCACCACATTCAACAATACACAGGAGGCTACACTGGCCTTGGACCCAGCCAACAGACCCGCCAACTGTCCAACAGCTTCTTCAATTACTACTACTACTTCCACAA CTACCCCTGCCACTGCTACCACTGATTCTACTGTCTATGTTGGTCCAGCATGGGGTGCTGTTATCACG GGTCCTAACTTGGTGAATGTGACACGGCGTAGTGGTGTGACGGTCCCTGTCACAGAGTATGTGGTCGTGACCTGCTGCTCTACCAGTGGCCTTGACCTTACTCCTGATGCTGTGTTAGTGGAGGTCAACCTCACACCCAATGTCACACTTGACTGGAGCAAAGCAACTG CTAAAGCAGCTGTTAATGATGAGAGGAAGTACCAGAATCCGGCCTACGTAGACGTGGCTCCGTGTCCTTGTGACCTGACCTTCTATGTCTGTGACATCAACTGTTGTTGTGATACG AACTGTACTGATGCTGAGAAGAATTCCTTTTCCTCCTGTATCCCAGGTCTGGCTGGGGGTCTGTCTGCACCTGTCGCGGAGTATGACTGTGACTCCACCCATCCTCTGAAGGCTGATTGGTTCCCTCTGATGTGTGTCTATAGAGAATACAATGCTCTCCTCGGATACTTCTACGCTAATTCTCTCAGTATTCGTGCTTCACAGAGGTTTCAGGAGAAAATGATTGGTGAAGAATTTTACTCATACAA ggAGGATGAATTGAGAGTAGCTCCTGTATCATCATCAGCCTACACGTCGGGGTCCGATGTTATGGTAAGACAGGAGGGGATAACTCAGGAGTTCTCAGTTCCTCTGGTGCTTCCTCGTCGTATCTTATCTGGCCAGTGTAACCTCGCCTCGCCTGTACGGTACCTGGAGAACGATGAATCAGACTGCCTGATTAATCTAAACCAGGCGTTATGTTCTGCTGAGGGATCATTTAATGCCTTGTTTTACGTCGAATCCAGTGATACAAGAACACCATCTTGTCCTAAGCCTTTCGTAGTTCGTGGTAATAATGGACTTGATGGAACGACTGTAGCAGTGACGTCAGTAAATTATCACTGTACCTCAGATTTCACAGGCTACATCAAAGACACCACGACAATGTTACCGACAAGGCCGACAAACACTACAACATTTAACTATACTATGCCACCTCTCTCTGATCAAGATTCCTGTGGTAATGACATCACTACTGATTTTAACATCATTGCCACCAGTACCTCAGAGGAGACACCCCTCCCTCCGCGCTGTAGCTTTGATAACGGTTACACACGTCCACCTATCCCGTCAGTTGTGGGAACCGACTGTAATAATGCTGTACTGGAGGTCCGTTACAAGCTATACTGGTCTGCGTCACAGGTTCTCCAGCTCAATGCTACAGTGATAATGGGCAATGTGCCTATTAATACTCCAGTCACCCAGAAATATTCCACAGAATTTGTATATGGTGGCCCTGTCAACATAAGTCAGGATGATTACCTGAACCAGGGAACCAGCTTTGAAAGATCCGGTTGGCCAG GTTATAACAAAGGGAGACCACTTCTGACAGGATCGGAGATGACCTTACCTGGCGGGGCATTCTATGTTAATCGGAACACAAGCAGACAACATGCTCTGTGGGGTACTG ACGTTAATGGACTGTGTACCAATGCTGGAAGAAGACCGATCCTGTTTGGAGAGAACTCCTTCACCAGTTGTGATATATACCTCACTGCTAATGACCTACTGGGTGATTGTGAAGATTTGAG AAAACTGTTAATCAATCGCCTGAATAACCTGATGGCTGCTGATAAGATTGGAAGATACGGTAACAATAACCCGTACGATAGTAGCCATTGGATCACTGTATTAAG GGGTAATCTGTCGTATGTATGTGAGCGTCCTGTTAACTTAACCGACGCTGATGTAATTGCCCGAGAGTCGAGTGGCATGTGTACTGATGTGGTTACTGGGATCAGTCTGGAGGTAATGTATGCGGAGACAGGAAAATCAGACAACCAGCCCATCTACGAGGTGATAGGGGCGGCCATCAG CTACACCAATATCACTCTGAACCTGACCTGTGGTACGAGTGGTGACCCGGCGTGTCAGGGCTCAGGGGTACAGGCCTTCCCCATACACAGTACCGTCAACTTTGTCAAGGTGTCCGCCCAAACTCCACCAAGGATTGACAG GTGGCTGGAATTTTACGACGAGTCTATCTGCAATAGAGACACATGCTGGGAAGAACTTATCTATCCACTGTCTAGTGCCTATGATGGAGACTCTAAAGAATTTGCTCTCTCCATGGTGCTTGTCCTTATCCTCTTCATCATCGGTTACCTCATGCTTGTCCGTCCTTGGTGGTCCATCAACATATAA
- the LOC138331972 gene encoding ketohexokinase-like isoform X1, which produces MDANNDQKTVLSVGMMCLDIVTVCRSYPEEDTDQRVLDYYWQRGGNASTTSTVLAMLGERSEFVGAMATDIESNFLRDNLKSYGVKCDNAMVCESDIKTPVSMVIINQSNGSRTILHCAKNLPEVSFSHFQTLDLSQYKWIHIEARPAPDSYSQIMRSIVEHNETVSEKITISLELEKPRRPELDTLMQYADVVFISKEKADDERLFSKEDVVRTYIKKCKAGAVVICAWGDQGAAALSSKDGVLCTSPVFPPETLVDTLGAGDTFNAATVFGLCQGQSLQGAITLGCKVAGAKCGMKGNNGLKDMKWD; this is translated from the exons ATGGATGCTAACAACGACCAGAAGACGGTGCTGAGCGTCGGCATGATGTGTCTAGATATAGTGACAGTGTGTCGTTCGTATCCAGAAGAAGACACGGACCAAAG GGTACTAGACTACTATTGGCAGAGAGGTGGAAATGCCTCGACAACTAGCACAGTACTGGCCATGCTTGGGGAGAGGTCAGAGTTTGTGGGAGCCATGGCAACCGATATAGAAAGCAA ttttctGAGAGACAACCTGAAGAGTTATGGAGTTAAGTGTGATAATGCTATGGTGTGTGAGTCTGACATCAAAACACCCGTTTCCATGGTGattatcaaccaatcaaatggtTCCAGAACTATTCTTCACTGTGCCAA AAATTTACCAGAGGTATCCTTCAGTCATTTCCAAACCTTAGATCTTTCACAGTACAAATGGATCCACATTGAG GCGAGACCAGCACCTGACTCCTACAGTCAGATCATGCGTAGTATAGTGGAACACAATGAGACAGTTAGTGAGAAGATTACAATTTCCCTGGAACTCGAGAAACCAAGACGTCCCGAACTAG ATACTCTCATGCAGTATGCAGatgttgtttttatatccaAGGAAAAGGCAGATGATGAACGTTTATTTTCTAAAGAAGATGTTGTCCGCACTTACATCAAGAAATGCAAGGCTGG GGCGGTGGTGATCTGTGCTTGGGGAGACCAGGGTGCCGCAGCCCTCAGTAGTAAAGACGGAGTCCTGTGTACTAGTCCTGTATTTCCTCCAGAAACTCTTGTGGATACTCTCGGAGCCGGAGACACTTTTAATGCTGCCACCGTTTTTGGCCTTTGTCAAGGTCAAAGTCTACAAGGGGCAATAACTCTAGGTTGTAAAGTAGCTGGAGCCAAGTGTGGCATGAAGGGAAACAATGGACTCAAAGATATGAAATGGGATTAG